Proteins from a genomic interval of Nostoc sp. TCL240-02:
- the cas12k gene encoding type V CRISPR-associated protein Cas12k (Type V-K CRISPR systems have also been known as with the large Cas12k protein, has also been known as type V-U5, and Cas12k as C2c5.): MSQITIQCRLVASESSRHQLWKLMAELNTPLINELLHQVNQHPEFETWRQKGKHSISIVKELCQPLKTDPRFIGQPGRFYASAIALVNYIYKSWFALMKRSQFQLEGKIRWLEMLNSDVELVESSGVSLNSLRTKSAEILVQFATLNTAETQSTNVKKAKKRKKSQNSDSDRNLSKNLFETYRNTEDNLTRCAISYLLKNGCKINEKEEDAKKFAQRRRKLEIQIERLREQLETRIPKGRGLTATKWLETLVVATHNVPTNEAEAKSWQDSLLRQSSKVPFPVAYETNEDMTWFKNQFGRICVKFNGLSEHSFQVYCDSRQLHWFQRFLEDQQIKKNSKNQHSSSLFTLRSGRIAWQEEEGKGDPWNVNRVTLYCSVDTRLWTTEGTNQVREEKAEKIAKIITNTKAKGKLNEEQQAHIKRQNSTLDTINNPFPRPTKPLYKGQSHILVGISLGLEKPATLAVVDGTTGQVITYRSIKQLLGDNYKLLNRQRQQKHSLSHQRQIAQTLAALNQFGESELGEYIDRLLAKEIIAIAQTYSAGSIVLPKLDNMREQVQSEIQAKAEQKSDSIEVQQKYAKQYRVSVHQWSYGRLMANIQSQAVKAGIVIEESKQPIRGSPQEKAKELAISAYYSRKIN, translated from the coding sequence ATGAGCCAAATCACTATTCAGTGTCGTCTTGTAGCCTCAGAATCATCACGCCACCAACTATGGAAGTTGATGGCAGAGCTAAATACGCCACTGATTAATGAACTACTGCATCAGGTAAATCAACACCCAGAGTTTGAGACTTGGCGACAAAAGGGCAAACACTCTATTAGTATTGTCAAAGAACTCTGCCAACCTTTGAAAACTGACCCTCGCTTTATCGGTCAGCCTGGACGGTTTTACGCGAGTGCGATCGCATTGGTGAATTACATATATAAATCATGGTTTGCGTTAATGAAGCGATCGCAGTTCCAACTAGAAGGCAAAATTCGCTGGTTGGAAATGCTCAATAGTGATGTTGAATTGGTAGAAAGTAGTGGTGTCAGCTTAAATAGTCTTCGCACTAAATCTGCTGAAATTTTGGTTCAATTTGCTACTCTCAATACTGCTGAAACTCAATCAACGAATGTAAAAAAAGCTAAAAAGCGCAAAAAATCTCAAAATTCAGATAGCGATCGCAATTTATCAAAGAATTTATTTGAGACTTACCGCAACACAGAAGATAACTTGACTCGTTGCGCCATCAGCTATTTGCTCAAAAATGGTTGCAAAATCAACGAGAAAGAGGAAGACGCTAAAAAATTTGCTCAACGTCGCCGTAAACTTGAAATTCAGATTGAACGCCTTAGAGAACAGCTAGAAACACGAATTCCCAAAGGTCGAGGTTTAACCGCTACCAAATGGTTAGAAACCCTTGTCGTTGCCACTCACAACGTTCCAACAAATGAAGCCGAGGCGAAATCTTGGCAAGACAGCCTTTTAAGACAATCTAGCAAAGTACCTTTCCCAGTAGCTTACGAAACTAACGAAGACATGACTTGGTTTAAAAACCAGTTTGGGCGCATCTGTGTAAAATTCAACGGTTTGAGTGAGCATAGTTTTCAAGTGTATTGTGATTCTCGCCAACTTCACTGGTTTCAACGCTTCCTAGAAGATCAACAAATTAAGAAAAATAGCAAAAATCAACACTCTAGCAGCCTGTTTACCCTCCGTAGTGGGCGTATTGCTTGGCAAGAAGAGGAAGGCAAAGGCGATCCTTGGAATGTTAATCGTGTAACCCTCTACTGTTCTGTAGATACCCGCCTATGGACTACTGAAGGAACCAATCAAGTAAGGGAAGAAAAAGCCGAAAAAATCGCTAAAATTATCACCAATACAAAAGCCAAAGGCAAGCTTAATGAAGAACAGCAAGCCCATATAAAACGGCAAAACTCTACTTTAGACACAATTAATAACCCTTTTCCTCGCCCCACGAAACCTTTATATAAAGGACAATCTCATATTCTTGTTGGTATTAGCCTCGGCTTAGAAAAGCCTGCAACGCTAGCGGTAGTAGACGGCACTACAGGTCAAGTAATTACCTATCGCAGCATCAAACAACTACTGGGTGATAATTACAAACTGCTAAATCGACAGCGACAGCAAAAGCACTCTTTATCCCACCAACGCCAAATAGCTCAAACGCTTGCTGCACTAAATCAGTTTGGAGAATCGGAGTTAGGGGAATATATAGACAGATTACTAGCGAAAGAGATTATTGCGATCGCCCAAACATACTCTGCTGGAAGTATTGTTCTACCTAAGTTGGACAATATGCGAGAGCAAGTTCAGAGTGAGATTCAAGCCAAAGCTGAACAAAAATCAGACTCAATAGAAGTTCAACAAAAGTATGCCAAACAGTACCGAGTTAGCGTTCATCAATGGAGTTACGGCAGGTTGATGGCAAACATCCAAAGTCAGGCTGTTAAAGCTGGAATTGTGATAGAGGAATCAAAACAGCCAATTCGAGGTAGTCCACAAGAGAAAGCGAAAGAATTAGCGATCTCCGCTTACTATTCCCGCAAAATAAACTGA
- a CDS encoding IS630 family transposase produces the protein MRGIPVEELIFLDESGVNLSFIRKCARALPGLRAYAQKPNRKGKNVSVIGAISLKGLLTQWSGLGSIDALTFDAFIAQKLVPKLWPGAVVIMDNCSIHKSDELEALLIAAGAHLIYLPPYSPDFSPIENCWSKIKNILRRIGARTYPDLLQALDTAFAEVTIENLLGWFTHCCYCTSQD, from the coding sequence TTGAGGGGGATACCCGTCGAAGAGCTGATTTTCTTAGATGAATCGGGAGTTAATCTGTCCTTCATCCGCAAATGTGCCCGCGCCTTGCCTGGCCTTCGGGCCTATGCTCAAAAGCCCAACCGCAAAGGGAAAAATGTCTCGGTAATTGGTGCAATTAGCTTGAAAGGACTGCTCACCCAATGGAGTGGCTTAGGTTCTATCGATGCTTTGACTTTTGATGCCTTCATCGCCCAAAAGCTCGTACCCAAACTTTGGCCTGGTGCAGTGGTGATCATGGATAACTGCTCAATCCATAAAAGTGATGAACTTGAAGCTTTGCTCATCGCTGCTGGCGCTCATCTCATTTATCTCCCCCCCTATTCTCCCGATTTTTCACCGATTGAGAATTGTTGGTCCAAGATTAAGAACATTCTCCGTCGCATCGGTGCAAGGACATACCCTGATTTACTCCAGGCATTAGATACGGCATTCGCAGAAGTGACAATAGAGAATTTGCTGGGTTGGTTTACTCACTGCTGCTACTGTACCTCACAAGACTGA
- a CDS encoding murein hydrolase activator EnvC, translating to MRARFLGKNLIFGCLSLVFCCILWICLSLIPVHATSTGSIDTLRQQQQQMNQQRQSVVNDRDRLTNLQQEAQKHLTGLKQNLQTTDSYIQESESRLQLATQRLQQLETDLAVAQRSYEERQIATVARLRYLQRSPASVGWAVLLQSENISDFISRRHQLKLVYQADEQILVKLNTQANLINQQKTGVEQQKNEIALIREQLLAQKSGYQTQAESQSELIQRLNSDRLALEAAQNQLERESKNLEVLIQQKVGEARATEEAQTKTNSQTSVIVRGTGVMAYPSDASTSSPFGWRIHPILGYRRFHAGLDFAASYGSKIRAADSGRVIFAGWYGGYGRAVIIDHGNGLTTLYGHTSELYVSEGQAVERGQAIGAVGSTGFSTGPHLHFEVRRNGTPVDPANYL from the coding sequence ATGAGAGCGCGATTTCTAGGTAAAAATCTGATTTTTGGCTGTTTATCTCTGGTATTCTGCTGCATTTTGTGGATTTGTTTGTCATTAATTCCAGTACATGCAACTTCCACAGGGTCTATTGATACTCTGCGACAACAGCAGCAACAAATGAACCAGCAGCGTCAGAGTGTGGTTAACGATCGCGATCGCTTAACCAATCTCCAACAAGAGGCCCAAAAACACCTCACTGGTTTAAAGCAAAATCTCCAAACTACAGATAGCTACATTCAAGAGAGCGAATCTCGATTACAACTCGCCACCCAACGCCTCCAGCAGTTGGAAACTGATTTAGCTGTAGCACAACGTTCCTACGAGGAGCGGCAAATAGCAACAGTAGCACGATTGCGTTATCTCCAGCGATCGCCTGCATCTGTTGGCTGGGCAGTTTTGCTCCAAAGTGAAAATATCAGCGATTTTATCAGCCGTCGTCATCAGTTGAAGTTAGTGTATCAGGCAGACGAGCAAATTTTGGTGAAACTCAACACCCAAGCAAACCTGATAAATCAACAAAAAACGGGCGTAGAACAACAAAAAAATGAAATTGCCTTGATTCGTGAGCAACTACTGGCACAAAAATCCGGTTATCAAACTCAGGCGGAGTCACAATCAGAATTGATTCAACGCCTCAATAGCGATCGCCTAGCCTTGGAAGCAGCGCAAAACCAGCTAGAGAGGGAATCCAAAAATCTGGAAGTCTTGATTCAACAAAAGGTAGGAGAAGCCAGAGCAACAGAAGAGGCGCAAACAAAAACCAACAGCCAGACAAGTGTGATCGTTCGAGGAACCGGTGTAATGGCATATCCTAGCGACGCTTCTACTAGTAGTCCCTTCGGCTGGCGGATACACCCAATCCTTGGCTATCGTCGCTTTCATGCTGGGTTAGATTTTGCCGCTAGCTATGGTAGTAAAATTCGGGCAGCCGATTCAGGCAGAGTGATTTTTGCTGGGTGGTATGGTGGTTATGGCAGAGCGGTAATTATTGACCACGGCAATGGTCTTACTACACTCTATGGACATACCAGCGAGTTGTATGTTTCTGAAGGACAAGCCGTTGAACGCGGACAAGCGATCGGTGCTGTGGGTTCCACAGGTTTCTCAACTGGGCCCCACCTCCACTTTGAAGTCCGTCGGAATGGTACACCAGTAGACCCAGCTAATTATCTGTAA
- a CDS encoding NAD(P)H-hydrate dehydratase, translated as MMQRQEKISQVIVTAGQMRDIEDRIFAAGMPVVALMEKVAGLVARRIQEIPPIPLKKGDYVASNTLLKKGLPQAVGSRVGILVGPGHNGGDALVVARELHFRGYEIWIYSPFSKFKELTSQHLQYAQSLGIPIYQTIEQLPDSDLLIDGLFGFGLERNLTDPIASAINQLNELSVPIYSIDLPSGLHTDTGVVLGTAIRATHTFCLGLWKLAFFQDRALEYIGKAELIDFDIPLADVEAVLKDAPSIKRITPTTALATLPLPRPPVTHKYKEGHLLLICGSRRYAGGAILTGLGARASGVGMLSIAVPESLKSLLVSHLPEALIVGCPETESGAIAQLQLPEKTDLISFSAIACGPGLTRDATPIVQEVIESDRPLILDADGLNILAQMGAIATLKKRLAVTVLTPHTGEFQRLFPDVADAKHDTVKAAQEAALQSGAVVLLKGARTAIANPQGGIWMITESTPALARGGSGDVLTGLLGGLLAQAATKQISVEDIVATAAWWHSQAGILAAQERTELGVDAFTLTQYLLKVLSLVTIP; from the coding sequence CTGATGCAAAGGCAAGAAAAAATTTCACAAGTAATAGTGACTGCTGGGCAGATGCGCGATATTGAAGATCGGATCTTTGCAGCAGGAATGCCTGTAGTAGCTTTAATGGAAAAGGTGGCGGGATTAGTTGCCCGTCGGATTCAAGAGATCCCCCCAATTCCCCTTAAAAAGGGAGATTATGTTGCTTCAAACACCCTCTTAAAAAAGGGGTTGCCGCAAGCGGTGGGATCTCGTGTTGGAATTCTTGTCGGCCCTGGTCATAATGGTGGGGATGCTTTAGTAGTAGCCCGTGAATTACACTTTCGTGGGTATGAGATTTGGATTTATTCTCCTTTCTCTAAGTTTAAGGAATTAACTTCGCAGCACTTGCAGTATGCTCAGAGTTTGGGCATTCCAATTTATCAAACAATTGAGCAACTGCCAGATTCTGATTTGTTGATTGATGGCTTGTTTGGATTTGGTTTAGAAAGAAACCTGACTGATCCTATTGCCTCTGCAATTAATCAGCTAAATGAATTGTCTGTGCCGATTTATAGTATTGATTTACCTTCAGGTTTACACACCGATACTGGCGTTGTATTAGGAACTGCCATTCGCGCCACTCACACTTTTTGCTTGGGTTTATGGAAGCTAGCTTTCTTCCAAGATCGGGCGCTGGAATATATTGGCAAAGCTGAGTTAATCGATTTTGATATTCCTTTAGCTGATGTAGAAGCTGTTCTCAAAGATGCACCCAGCATTAAACGTATTACACCAACAACGGCACTCGCTACTTTACCTTTACCTCGCCCACCTGTTACCCACAAATATAAAGAAGGACATTTACTCCTGATTTGCGGTTCGCGGCGTTATGCCGGTGGAGCAATTTTAACTGGTTTGGGTGCTAGGGCTAGTGGTGTGGGGATGCTTTCTATTGCTGTGCCCGAATCGCTAAAATCTCTTTTGGTGTCGCACTTGCCAGAAGCGCTAATCGTCGGTTGTCCAGAGACAGAAAGTGGAGCCATCGCTCAATTGCAATTACCCGAAAAAACCGATCTGATTTCCTTTAGTGCGATCGCTTGTGGCCCCGGTTTAACACGAGATGCTACTCCCATTGTGCAAGAGGTCATAGAAAGCGATCGCCCTTTGATTCTCGATGCCGATGGTTTAAATATTTTGGCACAAATGGGAGCGATCGCCACTTTAAAAAAACGTCTTGCCGTAACCGTACTTACACCCCACACTGGAGAATTCCAGCGATTGTTTCCTGATGTCGCTGATGCTAAACATGACACAGTGAAAGCAGCGCAGGAAGCAGCCTTACAAAGTGGGGCGGTGGTGTTATTGAAAGGAGCGAGAACTGCGATCGCAAACCCTCAAGGTGGCATTTGGATGATTACTGAAAGCACACCTGCTCTCGCACGTGGAGGTAGCGGTGACGTATTAACTGGGCTACTAGGTGGATTGTTGGCACAAGCCGCAACTAAACAGATTTCTGTAGAAGATATTGTCGCAACTGCCGCTTGGTGGCATTCACAAGCCGGGATTTTAGCAGCCCAAGAGCGGACTGAATTGGGTGTAGATGCGTTTACATTGACACAATATTTGCTCAAAGTTCTTAGTTTAGTTACCATACCTTAG
- a CDS encoding restriction endonuclease subunit S has translation MEQICNLPNKWLQVTLEDILISLETGKRPKGGVQGITDGIPSIGGEHLNSDGSFNFSSIKYVSADFAHQMSKGVISSEDILIVKDGATTSKTSYIGKDFPYKYAVINEHVFIVRVSNLINKKWIFYNLWAESGRQQILLDFRGAAQGGISSKFVQKVLVLIPPINEQNRIVAKIEELFSELDQGIENLRTACNQLKIYQQAVIKQAFEGKLTEQWRKTNADQLETSDKLRVSIEKTREKLYQQQINEWKQALNAWEATDKKGIKPRKLQKPRSLSHLTKQELRELPLLPDQWCWVKLSFIAENIQIGPFGSLLHKSDYITNGTPIINPSHINNKRIEPDWNLSVSPEKLSQLSNFIMRSGDIVIGRRGEMGRCAVVTQKEDGFLCGTGSLFIRLIPENNSDFYCYLLNSQRVKNFLSDQSIGTTMQNLNQEILHNVPVTLCTFSEQQKIVEEIESKMTVISKLENIIEENLQKAGVLRQSILKKAFSGHLVPPDPNDEPASILLERIRTERKKTPKPIRKTLKNKIKKDIATMPNLISVIESAENWLSAKDVFCQCGISDGAQTKDIEKLYLELRDLINEEIIKIERRGDEDWLCICSRKEE, from the coding sequence ATGGAACAAATTTGCAATTTACCTAATAAATGGTTACAAGTGACACTAGAAGATATTTTGATATCTCTTGAAACAGGTAAAAGACCAAAAGGTGGTGTTCAAGGCATTACTGATGGAATACCAAGTATAGGTGGTGAACATCTCAACAGTGATGGAAGCTTTAATTTCTCTTCAATAAAATATGTTTCTGCTGATTTTGCTCATCAGATGTCAAAAGGTGTAATATCATCCGAAGATATTTTAATTGTAAAAGACGGTGCAACTACAAGTAAAACAAGTTATATAGGTAAAGACTTTCCATATAAATATGCTGTAATAAATGAACACGTATTTATTGTGAGAGTGTCCAATTTAATAAACAAAAAATGGATATTCTATAATTTATGGGCGGAGTCTGGAAGGCAGCAAATACTTTTAGATTTTAGAGGAGCAGCACAAGGAGGTATTAGTTCTAAGTTTGTGCAAAAAGTTTTAGTGCTTATACCTCCTATTAATGAACAAAATCGTATTGTTGCTAAAATTGAAGAACTTTTTTCTGAATTAGATCAGGGTATCGAAAATCTAAGAACTGCTTGCAATCAACTGAAGATTTATCAACAGGCAGTTATAAAACAAGCTTTTGAGGGTAAACTAACAGAACAATGGCGTAAAACAAATGCTGATCAACTAGAAACTTCTGATAAACTAAGAGTAAGTATTGAAAAAACACGAGAAAAGCTATATCAGCAGCAAATTAATGAATGGAAACAAGCTCTCAACGCTTGGGAGGCTACTGATAAAAAAGGTATAAAGCCAAGAAAACTACAAAAACCGAGAAGTTTATCTCATCTAACAAAACAGGAATTACGAGAATTACCCTTATTACCAGACCAATGGTGTTGGGTTAAGCTATCATTTATAGCTGAAAATATACAAATCGGTCCTTTTGGATCGCTGTTACATAAATCTGATTATATCACGAACGGTACACCAATCATTAATCCCAGTCATATTAATAATAAACGCATTGAGCCTGATTGGAACTTATCTGTTAGTCCAGAAAAATTGTCTCAGTTGTCCAATTTTATTATGCGTAGTGGTGACATAGTAATAGGGCGAAGAGGTGAAATGGGACGGTGTGCAGTTGTAACTCAAAAAGAAGACGGTTTTTTATGTGGTACAGGAAGCTTATTTATAAGATTGATACCTGAAAATAACTCAGATTTTTATTGTTATTTACTAAATTCCCAACGCGTGAAAAATTTCCTTTCTGATCAAAGTATTGGTACTACAATGCAGAATCTCAATCAAGAAATTTTACATAATGTACCTGTTACATTATGCACTTTTTCTGAACAGCAAAAGATTGTAGAAGAAATTGAAAGTAAGATGACTGTTATCTCTAAATTAGAGAACATTATTGAAGAAAATTTGCAAAAAGCTGGAGTTTTACGTCAAAGTATTTTAAAAAAAGCTTTTTCTGGTCATCTTGTCCCACCCGATCCTAATGATGAACCAGCAAGCATCTTATTAGAACGTATTCGTACAGAACGTAAAAAAACACCAAAGCCAATTCGTAAAACATTAAAAAACAAGATCAAGAAGGATATAGCTACAATGCCAAACTTGATAAGTGTAATTGAATCAGCAGAAAATTGGTTAAGTGCTAAAGATGTTTTTTGCCAATGTGGTATTAGTGATGGAGCACAAACAAAAGATATCGAAAAACTATATCTTGAGCTTCGTGATTTAATAAACGAAGAAATCATTAAAATAGAACGGCGAGGAGATGAAGACTGGCTTTGTATTTGTTCGAGAAAGGAGGAGTAA
- a CDS encoding transposase, with the protein MKAYSLDLRQKIVDAYACGDISQRKLAKNFGVTLSFVQNLLKRHRELGMIGPKVRTEQTATKLNAEQLEILRQLVIAQPDATLSELRERLYEKTEVLIGVATVNRMVRWKLHLNLKKKVSTSQKKVVMKSN; encoded by the coding sequence ATGAAAGCCTACTCTCTCGACTTGCGTCAAAAAATAGTTGATGCTTATGCCTGCGGTGACATTTCCCAACGAAAACTGGCTAAAAACTTTGGTGTCACCTTAAGTTTTGTGCAAAATTTACTCAAACGCCATCGAGAATTGGGGATGATAGGCCCCAAGGTGCGGACTGAGCAGACAGCAACAAAGTTGAATGCTGAACAGTTAGAAATCCTGCGCCAACTCGTCATAGCACAGCCCGATGCGACGTTAAGCGAATTGCGGGAACGACTTTACGAGAAAACAGAGGTCTTAATTGGGGTAGCTACGGTGAATCGGATGGTTCGCTGGAAACTTCACCTCAACCTCAAAAAAAAAGTCTCCACCTCACAAAAAAAGGTAGTGATGAAGTCCAACTAG
- a CDS encoding MerR family transcriptional regulator, with protein sequence MQETFFTSKEAAEITGCTLRQLQYWRERGVIVPVISDTGTGRSIYYSKSNLVELAAMSYWLSVGLSFDIASATLKTLKDQEPELFISGKGKRFMLLQAQERSLELVEFDRKKAIASLDEGKAVIPVWLDVIYQRLESKLSN encoded by the coding sequence ATGCAGGAGACATTTTTTACAAGCAAGGAAGCTGCTGAAATTACAGGCTGCACCCTTCGTCAGCTACAGTATTGGCGAGAGAGAGGGGTGATTGTTCCTGTAATCAGTGATACTGGGACAGGACGTAGTATTTATTACTCAAAGTCTAATTTGGTGGAACTGGCTGCAATGTCATATTGGCTATCTGTGGGATTAAGTTTTGACATAGCCAGCGCCACCCTGAAAACGCTCAAAGACCAAGAGCCAGAGTTATTTATTTCAGGTAAGGGTAAGCGCTTTATGTTGTTGCAAGCACAGGAGCGATCGCTTGAGCTTGTGGAGTTTGACAGAAAAAAGGCGATCGCATCTCTAGATGAAGGTAAAGCTGTGATTCCGGTGTGGTTAGATGTTATTTATCAAAGGTTGGAATCTAAGCTATCAAATTAG
- a CDS encoding AAA family ATPase: MRLDQLWIGEFKNLRNVLIDFDEGHWVTVVIGWNGTGKSNVLEALATLFRDLITGENENKEKNKPSFSYRITYRCRQNSIYIDADIKRVKDAYQIYVKPINDNELSISSVQTSLLENELENTTIDRGKHITVSRFLKEQDQYLPKYIFGYYSGHSSRMEEIFREYLVKYDKKLRSGLDPGLRQLFYALPIHSQFVLLAFILQQDDIVNEFLDKQLGLDPESGIDSVLFVLRQPPWKSTVGDRRFWNARGIVSNFLARLYDISLAPIRIKRRESASLWNKQDREFLYLYIKDLATLRELVGQEPPREFFRDLESTYVSELIEEVRIRVKLRKNDGSVTFRELSEGEQQLLTVLGLLRFTAEEESLFLLDEPDTHLNPIWSVKYLDYLQKFVGMGDIDQKSTHVLLTTHNPLAIAELVKEQVQILKRDMDNLSISVTPPEEDPRGMGYAGILTSDMFDVPAALDNYTLGLLARKRELALSQEPLNDTQKKELENLNSELENYGFQHEARDPLFTEYLRARHDYQKALEEERATEIPPTEDQRQAALELMRQIMLRREDS; this comes from the coding sequence TTGCGTCTAGATCAGTTATGGATTGGCGAATTTAAAAACCTGAGAAATGTCTTAATTGATTTTGACGAAGGGCATTGGGTAACTGTAGTTATTGGTTGGAATGGCACTGGCAAGTCCAATGTACTAGAAGCACTAGCTACTCTTTTTCGTGACTTAATCACGGGTGAGAATGAGAACAAAGAAAAAAACAAACCTTCTTTTTCATACCGTATTACTTACCGTTGCCGACAGAATAGCATTTACATAGATGCAGATATAAAAAGAGTCAAAGATGCTTATCAAATTTATGTAAAGCCTATTAATGATAACGAACTATCTATAAGTTCTGTTCAAACATCACTGCTAGAAAATGAACTTGAGAATACAACAATTGACAGAGGTAAGCACATTACAGTTAGCCGTTTTTTAAAAGAGCAAGATCAATATTTACCTAAATATATTTTTGGCTATTATTCAGGTCATAGCTCACGTATGGAAGAAATTTTCCGAGAATATTTAGTAAAATATGATAAAAAGCTACGTAGTGGTCTAGATCCTGGACTAAGACAATTATTTTATGCACTACCCATACACAGTCAATTTGTATTACTAGCTTTCATTCTTCAACAAGATGATATAGTTAATGAATTTCTGGATAAGCAATTGGGTTTAGATCCAGAAAGTGGAATTGATTCAGTTTTATTTGTATTACGTCAACCTCCGTGGAAATCTACAGTGGGAGATCGCCGTTTTTGGAATGCGCGTGGTATAGTTAGCAATTTTTTAGCTCGACTTTATGATATTTCATTAGCACCTATTCGGATTAAGCGCCGTGAGTCTGCCTCTTTATGGAATAAACAAGATCGGGAATTTTTATATCTTTACATCAAGGATCTAGCAACATTACGAGAACTTGTAGGACAAGAACCTCCCAGAGAATTCTTTCGTGATTTAGAAAGCACTTATGTTTCAGAATTAATTGAAGAGGTTAGAATTCGAGTTAAGTTACGTAAGAATGATGGTTCAGTTACATTTCGTGAGCTAAGTGAAGGTGAACAGCAGCTTTTAACAGTTTTAGGTCTGCTCCGTTTTACAGCTGAAGAGGAAAGTCTATTTTTGCTAGATGAACCAGATACCCACCTCAATCCAATCTGGAGTGTGAAATATCTCGACTATTTACAAAAATTTGTAGGTATGGGTGATATCGACCAGAAATCAACTCATGTATTATTAACTACTCATAATCCATTAGCAATTGCTGAATTGGTGAAGGAGCAGGTGCAGATTCTTAAACGAGATATGGATAATTTATCAATCAGTGTGACACCTCCAGAAGAAGACCCGCGTGGTATGGGGTATGCAGGTATTCTGACCAGCGATATGTTTGATGTACCAGCAGCACTTGACAATTACACATTAGGATTACTGGCACGCAAGAGAGAGTTAGCACTTTCACAAGAGCCATTAAATGATACTCAAAAGAAAGAGCTAGAAAACCTGAATAGTGAGTTAGAAAACTATGGCTTCCAACATGAAGCGCGTGATCCCTTATTCACGGAGTATCTTCGCGCTCGTCATGATTATCAAAAAGCTTTAGAGGAAGAAAGAGCAACAGAAATTCCACCTACAGAGGATCAACGTCAAGCAGCACTTGAGCTTATGAGGCAGATTATGTTAAGGAGAGAAGATTCATAA
- a CDS encoding VOC family protein, translating into MVFEYTNAFVTIGSVNFDKLVDFYTKFLEQKAVILIPNVYAEFNLVGMRLGIFKPKKTNESEFEAMSNDSPLCVYAKSKISLCLEVSNLKDAIAHLTALGYPPPGNISTASHGREIYAYDPDGNRLILHQAATTESH; encoded by the coding sequence ATGGTTTTCGAGTACACTAACGCATTTGTCACCATAGGATCGGTTAATTTTGATAAATTAGTAGATTTTTATACTAAATTCCTGGAGCAAAAAGCAGTTATTTTGATTCCGAATGTCTATGCTGAGTTTAATTTAGTTGGTATGCGATTAGGTATTTTTAAACCCAAGAAGACAAACGAATCGGAATTTGAAGCGATGTCTAACGACAGCCCGCTTTGTGTCTACGCCAAAAGTAAGATAAGTTTGTGTTTAGAAGTGAGTAACTTAAAAGATGCGATCGCTCACCTAACAGCTTTAGGCTATCCTCCACCAGGAAATATTTCCACTGCTTCTCACGGCAGAGAAATTTATGCCTATGACCCTGATGGCAATCGTCTGATTTTACATCAAGCTGCTACTACAGAGAGTCATTAG